A stretch of DNA from Oryza brachyantha chromosome 9, ObraRS2, whole genome shotgun sequence:
AAAGTTCTGATGACCAATTGCCTGGCGAGAAAAAAGTGTCTGATGACCAATCAACAGCCAACTTGAACAGTGCTCCCAGAGAACGAGTGCAATCTTCTGATGCTACAGCAGAGAGTCCACAGGCTCATGTAGAAAAAGATGGTGAGGCAGTACGTGCCAGTGAAGATAAGGCTACACATAATGATACTGAACAAAGCATGCAAGTATCTAAAACAGAAGAATCTAAACCTCCCCCGGTCAATGTGACACAGGCACTAGATGCTTTAACTGGATTTGATGACTCAACTCAAATGGCTGTCAACAGTGTATTTGGCGTTATTGAAAATATGATTGACCAGTTTGAGAAACAACATGAGTCTGAGAATGAGGACAAGTCTGATGGAAGTACAGTTGAAACTCCTGTAAATAAGACAGAGCCTCAAGTGACAGGTGATGAGAACAATGAGTCAATTGGGAAATCCATAAATCCATCATCTTATCAACCAGAAAATAACATTTCTGGAAAAGGTCATTCAATCATATATGAGGATCACATGATTGGCGACAAAAATTCGAATTTAGGTATTATATCGCCggctaaagaaaaaatagaaaattatcaAAGGAATAGAATTACAGACTATGTGGATGTAGATGTTACAAAGCAGGGCAGTGGCTCGCCTGACTATTTATTGGATATAGCTATTAACTCTTATTTGAAGGCACAGTATGCTATTTACCTTCACCAATTTCTTTCCACACAGTTGAAACTCAAGCCACCATATTCAAATTCAGCAACTGATCTTTTCCTTGATCCACATGAGGGTAAATGGAAAATAGCAGATCAAATGGACAGTACACATGACTATAATTCTAAATCTGACAAAGATTGCAGCTTTACAGAAAATGTTGACCTTTCTGGTTCCTCGCGAGAACCATTTAGAACAGGCAATGTTTCTACTCCCTATTTGGTTCTGTCAGATTTTCCAGTTTCCAGGGGCAAGGCAAATGAATCAAACCAAACAGTAGCAACCAATTTACCTGATATTGCTTTGAGGGAGACACTCACAAGTTTTATCCGAGATGAATTAGAAAATGCCCTCAAAATTGAAGTTGGTCGCAAAGTAGGGATAACAAACACTGAGCAACTTGAAAGAACTCTTGCACATGATGTGGAACGTCTTGCTGCTCAAGTTTCCAGAGCTGTTGTGCTTAATTGTGAGTTATACTCAGCAGCATGTGTGCAAAGAAACCCAACATCTGTGAAATTTGGTACAACTCATGGAGAAAATGTTATCGAAGCAGTATCAAACGCAATTCAGCAATCTCATGATCTGAGAAACATTCTTCCAGTGGGTGTCATAGTTGGTGTTACTTTAGCATCTTTGAGAAATTACTTCTACGTTGGTATTTCTAAGCATGACCAACATATGAAAACCACTGCCAAGTCAGGAATTTTACATGAGGATCCTGATTTTAAGAGCCCTTCcttgaaaaaagaagaaagtacAGATAatatttccttaaaaaaagaagaaaatgtaAATAATGCTTCCttacaaaaagaagaaaatgcaAATGAAGCTTCCTCAAGAAATGTAGAAAATGCAGATCACTTTATTGAGAAAACTGGTGCGCACAAAGTTCAGGAAATCACAAGGTCAGAGGGTCAAGGTATGATGGTTGGGGCTGTCACAGCTGCCCTGGGTGCTTCTGCTTTTGTAGCACATCATCAAGTGAGTAATCAATGCCCTAAAATTCCTCCTTATTTGTAAGTTCAGTTGTGCCCTCTTAATGGTTTAGATTTATTGCCTGTTTTGGTGTTTTTATCATTCTGGTCATGTCTAAAAGTATCCAGACAagacaaatatatcatattttgaCATTCTTATTTTATCCCTGAATTCTTTTCTACACAAATGAATGTTCCAGTCTTGGGTTAGTATTTAATTTCCCTTGCATAAGTCGCACGGGTCCTTGAGATGTACAAGCATTTTGGGTAAACATATTTGATTAATCTGTGGTTCCTAATTTGTACTTCTGgaacaattttttatttccttttgagaaatcacataatttttttatatttcagcAAAAGAAGGTTGATAATATGGATAGCTCAACTGCATCAGATCAGCATAGGCCCGATGAAACTGCACAGGAGAAGAGCCAGAACAACTTAGTAACCAGTCTTGCTGAGAAAGCCATGTCTGTTGCATCTCCTGTAGTACCCACAAAGGGTGATGGTGAGGTTGATCATGAAAGGTCTGTTTAATACTACAGTGGCTTCTGATCCCGTTCTTTCTTGAATACTCTTAccatattttacttttacaaGCAGGCTTGTCGCAGTTCTTGCTGAACTAGGACAAAAAGGTGGTGCATTGAGATTTGTTGGGAAAATTGCTCTACTCTGGGGAGGTATCCGTGGTGCTATGAGCTTGACCGATAGGCTCATCTCATTCTTACGTATCAGCGAACGTCCCTTATTTCAGAGGTGAGTTGTCCTAATTAGCaccattaaaataattttagtagAGACAAAGGGAGGCATATAGTCCAATAAAGGTACCATGCCAATTTTCTTGTGTATTGATAATTTGATAATCATCTGTAAAGAGGATGGGTTTAGGGTTCAAGTAATTCATATACTAAAAAGGGAcatactccatctgtttttttatttgacgatGTTGACCtttagatttatgtttgaccattcgtcttattcaaaaaagtatataatatataattattttgttatgatttgatttattactaaagaaattgtaagaatgacatataattttgcatatttgcacataatttttgaataagacgaatggtcaaatatccaaaagtcaatgtcgtcgaataaaaaaaaattggagggagtatttcaaATGGTGTCTTCATCAAATGGATTAGTTTAGTAGAGTATGCCAATTTAAAAAAGGCTGGAATTGACATTGTTTTTGCTTGCAAGCAGCATGCTGTTTTGATAAATCTGGTGTCATGtgcttcatttattttattgctaAATGTACAGAGGaggaatataaattttcttttgttttttatgaaaccCAGACCCAGGTAATTATTAGGTATGAAACTGGCATACTGTAGTCATATAGAGTAAAGAGACAAATCATTGTCTTCTATTCTTTCTACCATTTGATGGTTCATTCATGCTCTACAATGTTCTTCTGTGGTCTACAATTGTGGATTCTTCTGGTTCTTGTCATTGATGAAATGTTTGTGTatttgcaaaacaaaacaaatacacAGTCGATTTGTTGAGTAGAAACAGCTACtccaataataaatcataatttcttttataatgaAATGGTTGGTTGAAATAGTTCTCATACtggaattttatatgaaaattgctGTTGCCTGTTACAACCTTTATGGATCAGTAAAAATTCTGTTAAACATATAATACCTTTTCATGGTGATTTTATCTTATGAGGTATTGAAGTTATTAACATCTGCTTGTTCAAATTCTTAGGATCATGGGATTTTCCTTCATGGTACTTGTGCTATGGTCTCCTGTTGTGATTCCTCTACTGCCAACACTTGTACAAAGTTGGACAATAAGTTCTTCAACAGGAATTGTTGGATATGCCTGCATAGTTGGACTGTATGTGTCTATAATGATACTTGTCATATTATGGGGTAAAAGAATACGTGGCTATGAAAATCCAGTTGAGCAATATGGGATGAATCTTGCATCTGCATCAAGGGTATGAATCGCCTTGCCTATCTAACACTAGGTCTTGTATACAAATGATTTGTATAATGTTcccatcatatatatacatataaactgtCATATTTGATTGCAGGTACAAGAATTTTTTCAAGGTCTTGTTGGAGGTGTAACAGTTGTTGGACTAGTGCATTCAGTAAGCATTTTACTTGGGTTTGCAACTTTGCGAGAAGGTTCATATTCACTCTTGGCTAGGCCATTTGATCTTCTCAAGTCATCCAGTAATGTACTGTTGCTAGCTCTTAGAGGGTTTGTCACAGCAACTAGTATTGCTGTGGTGGAAGAAGTCGTTTTCAGATCATGGCTTCCAGAAGAAGTTGCTGTTGACCTTGGCTACTACAGTGCCATTCTGATATCTGGGGTGGCCTTCTCTCTTATTCACCGGTATGTCTGTTGTGACCACTATCACTTGTGTTATTTCACTGCTTTCTTATTTAGCAGTCAGAACATGTTTTTAGAGAGGGGAACATGATTGATATTACTGCTGGTAAATCCTGAAGACAAATCATCTCTAGGTTTGGAATGTAAAATGCACCAGTCACTGATTTGACATGGGAGACGTAGGCATTGGATACTTAACATCGCCTGGTGAGTGGGTGGGGAAGCTTAATGAGGATTGGGGATTGACAGGAATGAGAATGAGCGATGAGTGGGATATTGAATTATTAAACCATATCAATGCTAcaaatatgaattatgatAGTTCACCTCATTAACAAGCAAACTTGATAGCTTTCTTTGGCAACCTTAACAGATAATTCAAATGAAATAAGTCCTACACCCAATTATTTGTTAGTCGATGGATGTTTTCCCATGATGCAATTATGCGACCAAGGAACAAAGAATGTTTAACATCCTTGAAATTCATGGCAGGTCACTACCTTCGGTACCAGGCTTCTTGCTACTTTCACTAATTCTTTTTGGACTTAAACAAAGGACACAAGGGAAGCTTGCTGCACCAATCGGCCTTCGTTCTGGAATTATGACCGCTAGTTATCTGATACAATCCAGTGGTATTATTCAAACCAAACCTGGTACACCATTTTGGATGGTCAGCACTTACCATCTTCATCCGTTTGATGGTGTAATTGGCTTAAGTATTTGTGCATTACTTGCTATCCTTCTCTTCCCCCAAGAACCTGTGCAGAAGGATACTTTTGTATCATGAGAAGAAAACAAGTGATCTTGATGTATTGCTGCTTCATAAAAGGATGCAATCATCGTTGTACGAAATTTGTGTGAGGAAAGAACTGCTCTAGCTAGCATACCAGTTACGCTGCAGCTCCATGTTCAGAGGGAAGCACCCAGTTACCTGAAGACTGAAGAGGTTCTGCCGATGCATCAACTTTATGCTTGTACAGTTGTACTTGGGGCATCCCTGTTCATGTTCGCAAACTTGTACACTACTGTGTACTGTTTTCtggaatatatatgaatcaagGTTTAATCTTCCCAAATAGGGATTGTTTCGTCCATTCATTATAAGGTATGTACCTTAGCTTCAGTTAAACCAAATTTGCATAGTTCTAAATTGCTAACTCTAAAGTGTTGCTTTGCATGCAGGttgaaataataaactaaCCAAGTTGGTGGATATGCCCTGGGAGAGGAACTAAAATACTAAATACTGCTAATATAGAAGCTGATACATTTTTCATCTTGCCGAGTAGCCTTGCTGAGCTCACTACAGATTACGAAATACAGATGAGTAGATGACTAGTTGACTTTTTAGGTCGTGTCTGTAAGTAGTACATAGTCTGTTTCTgccatttttgttttaaatctTGAACAAGGAATCATACCCAAGTTTTgaggtataaaattttggccaACACATATTGTAACTAGAAAATAGCTCCAGGAGAGTTAGCTGTCGTCACCTAGAATTGTGCATCCTTTTCCCTGATTATATGCTCAGTGCTAACTGTAAATGAAATGGTTAAGACCATGTATAGACGAAAATTACTGTGATTACAAGATAGCCATGCATGAATACATTATAGCCCTATATTTTTGGCTTGGGCAGAGAAGTCCTATATTTTCTGTTCATGATACTTTTGATTCATCCCTAACTGTATAGTGTATAGTTTTGAACATGAGCGTGAAATCTACTCAGTTCCTAAACTTGTTAGTCGTCTAGAACTCAGTTATCTCAACTAAGAATATATCAAAAATACAAACTCAggtctaaaaatttattagtGTGTCGTCTCAAATCCACTATCATGTTTCTTCTTAAAAGATCATTGTACTCTCCTTAAGAACACCTAGCTCTatagattattattttttgactcATTTTACATGCAGAAAATGATTCACTTTACTCTaatgctattttttatttctctctatAATAGTCATAATTTGCACTAAAAGTTTGTTAGTACAATATATGCGTTACAACTTATGTCTCACCGAGCTAGGTGTTATAGTGAAATAGTTCGTCTCGCCGATCTTCTTTAATTCTAAAACTATTTATATAGGTTGAAAGCACCTTATAATGATTTAACCATTAACATTTTAAAGTTGTAGCATATAGtcacaaaaaatgaaaatgtttttataccTGCTAATGGTGTCATCtatagctaaaaaaattcaacttaAAATACAACTTATGTTAACAATAGCAACCAAAAAAGATGTTACGAAGGAGTGAAGTGCACTACTTTCAATAGCTTAGGGGATAAATGAGTCAAAATTAGTTTAAGGGGATAAATGTGCCAAAATTAGTTTAAGGGGTTAAATGTTTCAATTGGGGAgtaaaatgatttttcttcttctcttaaAATAAGAGTGGTCGTCACATCTCATCTCTCTATCTACTAGGTGGGGCCAATCTTCCATCTCCATTTGCTCCCCTCTCTAGTTGACACCTCAATATCGCCTACAATTACACTGTCTTGAGAGAGAGGGCATGCCTTGTCAATTTTCCTCCTCGTTGATAGCCATAGCCATCACTCAAGACGACCTTACATGCAGtagccctcccctccctttTCTTAACCATACGTCAACCATTTTATTGCCTAGTTGGCACTGACACATAGGAAATATGCTAGCTAGATTGATTAATGCTTGAGTCGTTCTTTTAGATGTTTAATTAACTCTGCCCTAATTAATTACACCCACAACttgataaatagaaaatatgtgtatgtttGCTATTAGGATAGAGGAGAGACAAAGGGGATATAACAGACAAATCAACGTCACTTAGGAGTCTAGAGAGGATATGATAATTTTGGACATAGGGTTATACATTTTTACTGTTAAGATCTAAATCAGTACTTCCAAAACTAGAATGGTTTGGTTGCCAagcatatttaatttgtaataagCATGTAGTAATAAAGGTTGACGCACTTGCCAAATTAAGATTATTAGACCCTTAGCCATACTATTACAAGCCTATAGGACTCTCATGAACTTTTTTGAGTGACATAGGATCTATCTTACTTAAAGAAACTATTATCATAACTATATCTATAACCAAATTGTTAATAACATTGGACAgccaaaaagttaattattcccgTAAAGTACGGGTGACAAACACACACGATTGGTGTGTTCACTTATGCACTAAATGATGAATTGGTTCAATCGTATTTAAGGGTGTAAGTGGACTAACCTACCAACCCACCTATAGGCCAATTAAGTAGGTAACCCACCAGGTTACCTACTTAATTGATCTGTAAGTGGACTTGCGGGTTGGTCCActtaggccagtctcaatgcatatttTATGGGGTGTCATGTATATTAAATAAGTCTTACATTAGTAAAATTATTGACTTGATAGTGTCATTAAATAAgagagtttcatgagatgatACAGGAGTTTTATCtcataaaacttttttggCTTGGTTATCTAATTTAAAGTGTTGAAAACTATACCATGAAAATATACATTGCGACTGACTTTACACCCTAATCGTATTTAGGTTTTCGTTGACCAAATGAAACAGCCGATTTTATTTcttagcagaaaaaaaaatacacatccTCCGCGCCACGTGGATCGGACGGTGCATGATGTGCCACGTGGCCGTCTCTCTTTTGCTCTCAGCAGAAAGGCGCCTGGCCGCGCCTTCGGCCACGTGGCGAAACCGTCAGCTTGTGTTCGTCTCCGCTCTCGCCTCGCTCCGACTGCTCCGCTTCCTGCCTtccccatggcggcggcgccggcggcggctcaccTCCTATCCTCCCCGCCCTCCGCCTCTCCAGCGcacccctctcccctccctcctcatGCCCGCCCCCGCACGCGCCGGGCCAAGGCTGTCGGAGCCCTCTCCTGCCGCGCTTCGCTGGGCCCCGACGGCTCCCTCGCCGCGCTTGCGCCCTCTGTACCCAGGGTGGAGCCCCGGAGGAGGCCGTACCTGCGGGAGCACTCCTGCCTCGTCTTCCCTCCGCTGCGAGGCCGGCGCCCGCTCGCAGTCGTCAAGTTCCTCGGGGGCGCCTTCATCGGCGCCGTCCCCGAGGTCACCTACAGGTGATTGGGACTTTGGATCCAATACACGACGGGGGGCATCCTCGGCGGCTGctccggaggaggagagagagagagagattgggGGTTTTCTGATGTGGCGTCGGTTTTGCTGGTGCTGTTGCTCTGTTGCAGCCATTTCCTGGAGCTCCTGGCGCGGGAGGGCTTCCTGGTGGTGTCCGTGCCGTACAACGTCACCTTCGAccacgaggcggcggcgcgggaggtCTTCGAGCGGTTCCACGGGTGCTACGACGCGCTGCTCTCGTCGGGCCTCCCGGAGGCCGGGCTGAGCGCGCTGGACATCGCGGAGCTCCCGCTCTACTCGGTCGGCCACAGGTGATCTGACCACGGGGTGTTGCACGCCACTTGTTCGATGGTTTGCCATGGAGGAgaatatttcaatttttttatcgatggtttaaatattttgtgatggtTTACAGCAACGGTGCGCTGCTTCAGCTGTTGGTGGGGAGCTACTTCTCAGAGAAGATACCAAAGGTTCACATAAACACCTGTTTTAATCCAACTGAGTCAGGAGAATTAGGATACGGAATTCAAATAAactttttgtacaaaatttgataacaatGATGCTTAGTTGATTGATTCTAATCATTTTAGGCTAATGCCATTGTCTCGTTCAACAATAGGCCGGCTTCAGAGGCTGTTCCATACTTTGAGCAGGTATTTAATGTGCTTTGTAACATATTGCATCGCTCTCGTCTTATTATGAGCAGGAGTAGCTATTCTGTTCCATGCATTACAGTTTCAGACTACTTGAAATAAGAGACATGCTAGTTTCGTGAATTGAAGTACTGAACAAAACTCGGTTGCAACCTAATGGCTAAACAAAAATCAAGTATTGATTTTTCAATGTCGCTTTCAGGTTGAGCATTGTGATAGCTTCTTTTGTTGGGTTTACACAAGTTTATGGAATCTTAAAAACATCTTGgcattttacaaaataaatcgGTCAGTGAATATATATTTCCGATAAGATTAGATGACATGGACACTAAATTTTTCATAGTAGCTTCATGAATTGGgaagtataatttaattctgCATTTAAATGCCTGTAATTAAGAGAAAAGCATTGCGAAGACACAGCTGCAAGGATATAATTTTGAGAATGGCAAGGAAAATCAACCCTTCTTGATTGTAACTTCATAATAGAGTCAAATGGTTTTGATTGAAAGTTATTTGGCAGTTTCTCcctcatttattttttgttgcatgactattttttagcCAGTTTAAATGATGAAATATAGAATCATCTAGTGACGATGGTAATAAAGTATGTCTATCATGTAGAACATGCCAATGTCTCTTCCCTCATGCCTTGCTTTGTACCCTGCATATCCATGACTTGCTTTGTACTGAACATGTAGAGCACCTCCCTTCAGCTAGGCCACATAATTCATTTTCCTTGCATGGAAAATGCACCTGGTTTGATAGGCAATGACTACTCTCTCATGCCTTTGCTTGGATAGAGGTTCTCTCTTGAAAAGGAGTTGACATGGAGCTCAAAACCCTTACTTTTACGAAAGTTAGTTGTGTGGTTGCAATAATCTAGTGCATTTTGAAGTCCAAaagatattttagtataaatgtGTACCTGGAAACTTCATACATAACCTGTCTAAACATTTGTTAACGATGAGTAAGAAGCAATTCCCTAAAATGAAAGAACAAAGTGTCTGCAAAGTAAGTGCAATGCTGTGTTGATGTACTTCATCCCAACAGACATTTTGTGCTTAGAGCGGATTTCAGTTTAAATTGTTACTGCATACTCCTGCTTCCTGGATTTTTGCGCAGATAGGCCCCCTTTTTAGTCAAGTAATGCCTATGATGAAGGCATCACCTGTTTACTCTGCAGCCAGAAATGCATCAGGTTACTATTCATTTTAGCTGTGCCTTCTTATGATTCATCAAAATGCTTCCTGGACCTTTATAGTAAGATGTGGTGCCATGGTCTTGTAGGAGATGCATGGAAGGCCCTATTTGATTTAGCTGAAGGCTTTATACAAGTGTATGATCAAGAAGCTATGGTATCCCTGAGCAAATTTGTCGACCAGTTACCATCAGTAATGAATCAGGTACCATATGAATCCTAGTTCTTTCATTTTATAACCATGCTTTTCTAAAATGTTTGATCCATAAAGCTTTTTTAGGTCTGCACATATCTGTTTCCTATGTTATTTACAGGTTACAGAAGGTGTATCTGAATTCAAACCAACACCACCTGAAAACCGTGAATTCTGCAAGAATTCCTACAGTGTGCCCAACACACTATTGGTAGGTTTGGTGAACTTCTCTTTGCTTTGGTAAATCTCTGTCCGTTCTAATCAGCATGTATTGATTGCACTGTAGGTGAAATTCAGCATTGATGCTATTGATGATACAGACATAGTCGAAGATGTCTTGAAGCCCCGGGTGGATTCAATTGGTGGACAAATAAAGAAAGTCATACTGTCAGGAACACATCTAACTCCATGCATACAGGTAAGTTTTGATAATTTTCCTCTCAAATTATATGATGCATCCAGTGCTGGCACAGTTATACAAACTGCTATATTTTTGGAAGACTAAATATGTTACTGTTAGGGTCAATCCACCACCAattacaagcaaatttttaggGTCATTCATAACCAGTTGTTCAACTTgtcattgtataaaaaataactagtcTGTTCTGATAGACATTATCATATATCCATGCATTATTTGTATCCATGTCTCCTGCACTAACTGAAACTCTACTACAGGATGTGAAATGGCAGATTGGTTCAGAGTACACACCAGCAGATGCTCTAGCCCAGGGTTTGAAATCATTGGCTCTCAATGAAACTAGGGTCCTCTCAAGAACTATTGCTGATTGGTTTAGATCTCTTTAAATGTTTAGTCACGATGTGCATTCATTCAAGTTTGCATAGCTGCTTACAAAGGTACGCACTTACACTACAGTATCCGTAATTCACatatagccaattcatacttATTCAGACTTCTACACCAATCTAGACCATTCCTTTCATCACTCATGAACTTgccacattttgtttttttgttttgcacaCTCCTTGGCTTTAGTATGAATAGGATTAGCTCTTTTAGTCAGTTAACTTTGGCACATGCATCCGAAATGTTTTGTCACTAAAGTACTTCACGCCTTGCTGATGCAATCATATAGGACCGCTGTGGCAAGGAGACATTGGAGTACAAAATTTACTAGGAGTCATGCATTTGGGCTGAGTCGAGTTTGTCATGCATGCTCACCCACAGGCCGTACTAAAGATATCTGATCAAGATTGGGAAGGTTGGGCCCAAGTGTTTCCCTTGGACTCTAGTTACAGCACAGGTCATACAATGCATTTAACCCATGGTCCAACAAAACATAATCCTGTCTCAGGTATGGCACCAGCAAGGCCGAGATTGGCCGTATATTTCTCACAACACACATGCAAGCCTGTCTATGCATTGTATGTGTAACACAACACATGTTGAATACCACGTTGTATTTTCTCTACAGTCTCGCCATACATTGGATAGCTCTGTGTTACAGCCACAGCTGTTTATGTTGGCACTTGGCAGCGACGCTTCATGCTTGTGCGCCATGCAGCTCGTACGCCCGGCTTGATTTGGATCAGCAGATTGGTTTTGCTCAGATCAGTGGAGCGTGTCAGCCCTATCTTTTTGTctgtgcttatgcttataaaccaaaaaattttaaattattaacattaaatttgtagtaaattttaatatattttttttatcatagtttatttttcaaccttgttttttagttcactaaaacacatatataaaatcattatttctaaattattttttatttgtaagtgtcgtttaacttttttcctgaataagaaaaataatcatcccCATCCCCAGTAACCGTTGTTTAAGTTTTCTGGTTCTCTAGAAAATGTGGGGTGCAAATGATGTAACTGGACGTTTCTAAAGGCATTAAACTGCATTGTTTTCTCACACAAAAAACAGATGCTCATGCGATAGTTGTGAATTATTCATTAATAGCTCCAGTTCAATAAAGGTTATTGAGAGGTACCAGTTGTCTAGTCGTAAGCCGACCAAGCCTCAGAGAATCGGTCAAGTTCAGGATTGCTCAGGATTTGC
This window harbors:
- the LOC102718951 gene encoding uncharacterized protein LOC102718951 isoform X2: MGVGWGYGANMLTKYLVEVGESTPLTAAVCVDNPFDLQEATRSFPHHIALDRKLTPGLVNILRANKELFQGKDKDFNVQKALSANCLHDFDGAISMISHGFSTVDDFYSENSTRLSISHVKIPVLFIQSDDGTVPLLSVPRSSISENPFTSLLLCSCVHSTVFTFERYAVLWCQNLALEWLSAAEFALLKGRHPLIKDVDITINPSKGLMFVEPQANDRKVPTNNNFRQESQFILYNSMPHGINGLLLDSAKEDSSSNKNVSSQVKDNGDIDRARQDVHEEESEKNPEDDEKGHVLQSASLVMNMLDATMPGTLDDDQKKKVLGAVEQGESLVKALEEAVPEDVRGKLTTSVTEILQSKRGNFSLDALNRLGWTNGRSNAKTSVQEKVKDSDRESGLKDAKMHDQNKSASAIGDVDQKDGNVTSNDNNSGEGIELSQGKPCQTSAPIGVITDMGTEQPNRSEKTTPGINESSEGQHRTDQVTETAPKQVSDDQSPSEKKSSDDQLPGEKKVSDDQSTANLNSAPRERVQSSDATAESPQAHVEKDGEAVRASEDKATHNDTEQSMQVSKTEESKPPPVNVTQALDALTGFDDSTQMAVNSVFGVIENMIDQFEKQHESENEDKSDGSTVETPVNKTEPQVTGDENNESIGKSINPSSYQPENNISGKGHSIIYEDHMIGDKNSNLGIISPAKEKIENYQRNRITDYVDVDVTKQGSGSPDYLLDIAINSYLKAQYAIYLHQFLSTQLKLKPPYSNSATDLFLDPHEGKWKIADQMDSTHDYNSKSDKDCSFTENVDLSGSSREPFRTGNVSTPYLVLSDFPVSRGKANESNQTVATNLPDIALRETLTSFIRDELENALKIEVGRKVGITNTEQLERTLAHDVERLAAQVSRAVVLNCELYSAACVQRNPTSVKFGTTHGENVIEAVSNAIQQSHDLRNILPVGVIVGVTLASLRNYFYVGISKHDQHMKTTAKSGILHEDPDFKSPSLKKEESTDNISLKKEENVNNASLQKEENANEASSRNVENADHFIEKTGAHKVQEITRSEGQGMMVGAVTAALGASAFVAHHQQKKVDNMDSSTASDQHRPDETAQEKSQNNLVTSLAEKAMSVASPVVPTKGDGEVDHERLVAVLAELGQKGGALRFVGKIALLWGGIRGAMSLTDRLISFLRISERPLFQRIMGFSFMVLVLWSPVVIPLLPTLVQSWTISSSTGIVGYACIVGLYVSIMILVILWGKRIRGYENPVEQYGMNLASASRVQEFFQGLVGGVTVVGLVHSVSILLGFATLREGSYSLLARPFDLLKSSSNVLLLALRGFVTATSIAVVEEVVFRSWLPEEVAVDLGYYSAILISGVAFSLIHRSLPSVPGFLLLSLILFGLKQRTQGKLAAPIGLRSGIMTASYLIQSSGIIQTKPGTPFWMVSTYHLHPFDGVIGLSICALLAILLFPQEPVQKDTFVS
- the LOC102718951 gene encoding uncharacterized protein LOC102718951 isoform X1, with the translated sequence MLLRPVFSPPPPPPARLLPAAPAATAAPFVLVLRRRQRRRHRRRSRLPCPTLRASLSDLLASLPASLALVGPAAVAAVAAVASSFANSNSSSSCVRNGLPPPPESDAEYGACGDAAGEWILFTSPTPFNRCVLLRCPSVSFEDGGVLLDGVNERLLTEERHYVNLSRGRIPAARGDAAGDISYQRICIPTEDGGVIALDWPDNLDLDKEHGLDSTVLIVPGTPEGSMERGIKVFVLDALKNGYFPIVMNPRGCGGSPLTTPRLFTAADSDDISTVVRFINNKRPWTTLMGVGWGYGANMLTKYLVEVGESTPLTAAVCVDNPFDLQEATRSFPHHIALDRKLTPGLVNILRANKELFQGKDKDFNVQKALSANCLHDFDGAISMISHGFSTVDDFYSENSTRLSISHVKIPVLFIQSDDGTVPLLSVPRSSISENPFTSLLLCSCVHSTVFTFERYAVLWCQNLALEWLSAAEFALLKGRHPLIKDVDITINPSKGLMFVEPQANDRKVPTNNNFRQESQFILYNSMPHGINGLLLDSAKEDSSSNKNVSSQVKDNGDIDRARQDVHEEESEKNPEDDEKGHVLQSASLVMNMLDATMPGTLDDDQKKKVLGAVEQGESLVKALEEAVPEDVRGKLTTSVTEILQSKRGNFSLDALNRLGWTNGRSNAKTSVQEKVKDSDRESGLKDAKMHDQNKSASAIGDVDQKDGNVTSNDNNSGEGIELSQGKPCQTSAPIGVITDMGTEQPNRSEKTTPGINESSEGQHRTDQVTETAPKQVSDDQSPSEKKSSDDQLPGEKKVSDDQSTANLNSAPRERVQSSDATAESPQAHVEKDGEAVRASEDKATHNDTEQSMQVSKTEESKPPPVNVTQALDALTGFDDSTQMAVNSVFGVIENMIDQFEKQHESENEDKSDGSTVETPVNKTEPQVTGDENNESIGKSINPSSYQPENNISGKGHSIIYEDHMIGDKNSNLGIISPAKEKIENYQRNRITDYVDVDVTKQGSGSPDYLLDIAINSYLKAQYAIYLHQFLSTQLKLKPPYSNSATDLFLDPHEGKWKIADQMDSTHDYNSKSDKDCSFTENVDLSGSSREPFRTGNVSTPYLVLSDFPVSRGKANESNQTVATNLPDIALRETLTSFIRDELENALKIEVGRKVGITNTEQLERTLAHDVERLAAQVSRAVVLNCELYSAACVQRNPTSVKFGTTHGENVIEAVSNAIQQSHDLRNILPVGVIVGVTLASLRNYFYVGISKHDQHMKTTAKSGILHEDPDFKSPSLKKEESTDNISLKKEENVNNASLQKEENANEASSRNVENADHFIEKTGAHKVQEITRSEGQGMMVGAVTAALGASAFVAHHQQKKVDNMDSSTASDQHRPDETAQEKSQNNLVTSLAEKAMSVASPVVPTKGDGEVDHERLVAVLAELGQKGGALRFVGKIALLWGGIRGAMSLTDRLISFLRISERPLFQRIMGFSFMVLVLWSPVVIPLLPTLVQSWTISSSTGIVGYACIVGLYVSIMILVILWGKRIRGYENPVEQYGMNLASASRVQEFFQGLVGGVTVVGLVHSVSILLGFATLREGSYSLLARPFDLLKSSSNVLLLALRGFVTATSIAVVEEVVFRSWLPEEVAVDLGYYSAILISGVAFSLIHRSLPSVPGFLLLSLILFGLKQRTQGKLAAPIGLRSGIMTASYLIQSSGIIQTKPGTPFWMVSTYHLHPFDGVIGLSICALLAILLFPQEPVQKDTFVS